The stretch of DNA AGAGCAGGAggtggttcttcttcttcttcttcttcttcttcttcttgctgctgctgctgctgctctcCTTGCCAGGTCCAAACAATGTCCTTGAGACCTGGTCTTATCTCCTGTTTCAACATCTTTTGGTACTCCAGTGTATCTCCACTCGACTTTTTCATCTCCACCAAATGGAAAAGTGGAGTGATCTCAAAGATCTCTGTATCAATTCCCAACAGCCCTTTCCTGCCTTCCTTGGACCCCTCCATTTTCAGTAACCCcccatctttctttttcactttcagTCTTAGTCGCTTTCCAATCTCTTCCAGCTTCGAGATTATTGTTGAGGCAGGTTTGTTGGATGTAAATCGCACTTCTTTCTTCTGGTCAGCGTTCTCAAATAAACCAGACAAGTCAAAGCCAGCAGAAAAGGAGATGATATCAAAAGCATTCAAGTTAGAGGGCGTTGCCAGATCTTGTTTCGATTCTGTAATGGAGATGTTATTCTCATTTTGTCCAAAAACCGCATCAGCATCCAGAAGGGCAGGCTCTTTCACCTCTGATTGAATAATTCTGGATTTGGGAATCAACCCCCTCCGGAACCATGAATTATCCATTATCTTGGCCATGGATATCCTGGTATTTGGGTTTGGATCCAAAATCTTTGACAACAATCTGCGAACTTCAGGGCCAAACCAGTTTGGGAATTTAAATTCACCCTTACCAATCTTTCTATACATCTCCATCAGATTTGCATCATGGAATGGGAGATAGCCAGCCAACAGAACAAATAAAATCACCCCACAAGACCAAATATCTGCTTTGGATCCATCGTAGCCTTTTCGGTTAATCACCTCTGGAGCAACATATGCAGGAGTTCCACAGGTTGTATGGAGCAACCCATCATGACGCTTAGATTCAGCAAGTGCACTCAGTCCAAAATCCGAAACCTTTAGATTCCCATTCTCATCCAACAGTAGGTTTTCTGGCTTCAAATCCCGATGGAACACACCTCGACTGTGGCAGTAGTCAACAGCACTGATCAACTGTTGGAAATATCTTCTAGCAACATCCTCCTTGAGTTTTCCTTTGGCTACCTTGCTGAACAACTCACCACCTTTAGCATATTCCATAACAAAGTAAATCTTGGTTTTGCTGGCCATTACTTCATAAAGCTCCACCACGTTTTGATGTCTAACCAATCCCATCACAGAAATTTCCCTCTTAATCTGATCAATCATCCCAACCTTCAAGATCTTCTCTTTATCAATTACCTTAATGGCCACACTCATGCCAGTCTTAAGGTTCCTTGCGTGGTAAACCTTGGCAAAGGTACCTTGGCCCAATTGTCTTCCTAATTCGTACCGCTGCATCAATATACTCCCTTTGTTTTCCATGACAAAATATTCTTACTTGTACCTGCTACTgcaatattgtttttttatttatatgtatgtatgtacgaGAAAATAACTGATCTCGTCAATATAAAAGCTCAACCATCTTCACAGACatcatattttgaaattatgtgTTGTCTTAAATTTTTAGCCGCATAGAGAATTTGATCACAGAAGCGTAATGGGGTATGAGTCAAATACCCGATCTCATTAAAGATAAACAAGGGCAGACCAAAAGAAGCAACAACCACATCATCCTCATAGAAGGAACTCTCAGCTTTCAAGCACATCTTTCAGCATTCCCTGGTTTTTGAGATAACCCAGAGACCGCTGAAAAGCTGGAGAAGAGACTATGCGTTTATCTGGCAGAAGAAGTCGAGATTCGAGAAGAAGAGCAGCAATTAATTATAGTTCCAGTTTCGCCGGAAGATACGCAATATGTTCACctgaaaaaatctaaaaagaCTACCATAAATCACCAGTGCTCTTTGCTTATCTACGAAAACTCCATATATTTGCAAGCCActaaaagctaagaagtccaacATTTCACACCTTAATTACAGCAATATTGAAAACCCAATACACAATTA from Juglans regia cultivar Chandler chromosome 4, Walnut 2.0, whole genome shotgun sequence encodes:
- the LOC108989979 gene encoding CBL-interacting protein kinase 2-like, whose amino-acid sequence is MENKGSILMQRYELGRQLGQGTFAKVYHARNLKTGMSVAIKVIDKEKILKVGMIDQIKREISVMGLVRHQNVVELYEVMASKTKIYFVMEYAKGGELFSKVAKGKLKEDVARRYFQQLISAVDYCHSRGVFHRDLKPENLLLDENGNLKVSDFGLSALAESKRHDGLLHTTCGTPAYVAPEVINRKGYDGSKADIWSCGVILFVLLAGYLPFHDANLMEMYRKIGKGEFKFPNWFGPEVRRLLSKILDPNPNTRISMAKIMDNSWFRRGLIPKSRIIQSEVKEPALLDADAVFGQNENNISITESKQDLATPSNLNAFDIISFSAGFDLSGLFENADQKKEVRFTSNKPASTIISKLEEIGKRLRLKVKKKDGGLLKMEGSKEGRKGLLGIDTEIFEITPLFHLVEMKKSSGDTLEYQKMLKQEIRPGLKDIVWTWQGEQQQQQQEEEEEEEEEEPPPALPHQLVSPLDS